A window of Marinitoga litoralis genomic DNA:
TTAATAGCTTTTAATACTCTTTTTCTTGTTTCAGGTGATACATTATCACTACCATTTAATACACGTGAAACAGTAGCAACAGAAACATTTGAAAGTTTAGCAACATCTTTTATATTTGCCATGTTATCACCTCGAGTTTACTTCTCTTTTTTCTGCCAAACTTTTATATAATCAACATACATTTTTGCAGGAAACTTTGTCCTATAATCTGGATAACCTGGCCAATTACCCCCAACAGCAAGGTTAACAATTAAAAAGAAATTATTATCAAAAACCCATGATAAACCTCTCTTTTTTAATATTCCTTTTTTTACTGTTGAATATACATTTCCGTCTACTAAAAAAGATATTTGATTTTCATCCCATTCTATACCAAAAGTATGAAAATTATCCACAAAATTATTATCAAAATCTGTATATTTTCTAGAAATGCCTTTTGAACCAGAATATCCAGGACCATGAACTGTACCGTATACAGAGTATTTATCATGACCTAAAAATTCAACAATATCTATTTCTCCACATAATGGCCATCCAACGTAAGTAATGTTACTACCCAATAACCAAATAGCTGGCCATAATCCTCTACCAAATGGGAATTTTGCCCTAACTTCAACTTTACCGTATTTAAATTTAAAATTATTTTGTGTTTTTATTCTACTTGAGGTGTAATTATATGAACCAAATGAATCATATTTTTTTTCTTTTTTAGCTTCTATTACTAAATATCCATTCTCTATATATGCATTATCTTCAGTATAATATTGCAATTCATTATTTCCCCACCCAGGATTTCTAGGATGCCCATTACCAATTTCAAATTTCCATATGTCTGTATTAATTTCGTTAAAATTGTCTTCAAAAACTAATTGCCAGTCTTCCATAGAATCATCTCCATATATAAATCTATTAGTATAATTAAATAATGGTAAAATGATAATTAATAATAATATTAATTTT
This region includes:
- a CDS encoding glycoside hydrolase family 16 protein, producing the protein MKKLILLLIIILPLFNYTNRFIYGDDSMEDWQLVFEDNFNEINTDIWKFEIGNGHPRNPGWGNNELQYYTEDNAYIENGYLVIEAKKEKKYDSFGSYNYTSSRIKTQNNFKFKYGKVEVRAKFPFGRGLWPAIWLLGSNITYVGWPLCGEIDIVEFLGHDKYSVYGTVHGPGYSGSKGISRKYTDFDNNFVDNFHTFGIEWDENQISFLVDGNVYSTVKKGILKKRGLSWVFDNNFFLIVNLAVGGNWPGYPDYRTKFPAKMYVDYIKVWQKKEK